A region from the Dermacentor andersoni chromosome 11, qqDerAnde1_hic_scaffold, whole genome shotgun sequence genome encodes:
- the LOC126539580 gene encoding UDP-N-acetylglucosamine transporter-like isoform X5, protein MIKETTETAKDCFATRAVFQMANALKYTSLVFIVVQTTAMVLLLRYSRTQAVQGPRYLSSTAVVCAEFLKILSCIAVLLWENGFSVPALVLQLRNEVWRQPKETCKMLVPAGLYTVQNNLLFFALSLLDAATYQVTYQLKIMTTAMFSVWMLKRRISKQQWFSLVLLIIGVALVQMPTEEEALGTTAKQGSYQFLGLIAVLISCLSSGFSGIYLEKLLKEITWSLWIRNIQLAIFGCLLGIVAMLMSDWNQLWVGGFFQGYNVITWIVILLQKFFLRCWDRHHCNITLWRTTLQIV, encoded by the exons ATGATTAAGGAAACTACCGAAACTGCGAAGGACTGCTTTGCTACCCGTGCCGTTTTTCAGATGGCGAATGCACTCAAGTATACGTCGCTAGTTTTCATCGTAGTCCAGACCACCGCCATGGTGCTATTGCTGCGGTATTCACGCACGCAAGCGGTGCAAGGTCCGCGTTACCTGTCCAGCACAGCTGTCGTGTGTGCCGAGTTCCTCAAAATCCTCTCCTGCATAGCAGTGCTGCTGTGGGAAAACG GTTTCTCGGTCCCAGCGCTAGTGCTGCAGCTTCGCAATGAAGTGTGGAGGCAGCCGAAAGAAACTTGCAAGATGCTGGTGCCTGCGGGGCTCTACACAGTCCAGAACAACCTGCTGTTCTTTGCACTGTCACTCCTGGACGCTGCCACCTACCAG GTCACTTACCAGCTGAAGATAATGACTACTGCTATGTTTAGTGTGTGGATGTTAAAACGTAGAATATCAAAGCAACAGTGGTTCTCGCTTGTGCTTCTCATCATTGGAGTTGCACTCGTTCAG ATGCCAACAGAAGAAGAGGCACTGGGAACAACGGCCAAGCAAGGCTCTTACCAGTTCTTGGGCCTCATAGCTGTGCTGATTTCGTGTCTGTCCAGCGGCTTCAGTGGTATCTACCTAGAAAAGCTCCTCAAGGAGATCACATGGTCACTGTGGATACGAAATATCCAACTTG CAATCTTTGGGTGCCTCTTGGGAATCGTGGCCATGTTGATGTCTGACTGGAACCAGCTTTGGGTGGGTGGCTTCTTCCAGGGCTACAATGTCATAACATGGATAGTCATCTTACTACAG AAATTTTTTCTTCGGTGCTGGGATCGTCATCACTGCAACATCACTCTATGGCGTACCACTCTTCAAATAGTATGA
- the LOC126539580 gene encoding UDP-N-acetylglucosamine transporter-like isoform X7 yields the protein MIKETTETAKDCFATRAVFQMANALKYTSLVFIVVQTTAMVLLLRYSRTQAVQGPRYLSSTAVVCAEFLKILSCIAVLLWENGFSVPALVLQLRNEVWRQPKETCKMLVPAGLYTVQNNLLFFALSLLDAATYQVTYQLKIMTTAMFSVWMLKRRISKQQWFSLVLLIIGVALVQMPTEEEALGTTAKQGSYQFLGLIAVLISCLSSGFSGIYLEKLLKEITWSLWIRNIQLAIFGCLLGIVAMLMSDWNQLWVGGFFQGYNVITWIVILLQNPKP from the exons ATGATTAAGGAAACTACCGAAACTGCGAAGGACTGCTTTGCTACCCGTGCCGTTTTTCAGATGGCGAATGCACTCAAGTATACGTCGCTAGTTTTCATCGTAGTCCAGACCACCGCCATGGTGCTATTGCTGCGGTATTCACGCACGCAAGCGGTGCAAGGTCCGCGTTACCTGTCCAGCACAGCTGTCGTGTGTGCCGAGTTCCTCAAAATCCTCTCCTGCATAGCAGTGCTGCTGTGGGAAAACG GTTTCTCGGTCCCAGCGCTAGTGCTGCAGCTTCGCAATGAAGTGTGGAGGCAGCCGAAAGAAACTTGCAAGATGCTGGTGCCTGCGGGGCTCTACACAGTCCAGAACAACCTGCTGTTCTTTGCACTGTCACTCCTGGACGCTGCCACCTACCAG GTCACTTACCAGCTGAAGATAATGACTACTGCTATGTTTAGTGTGTGGATGTTAAAACGTAGAATATCAAAGCAACAGTGGTTCTCGCTTGTGCTTCTCATCATTGGAGTTGCACTCGTTCAG ATGCCAACAGAAGAAGAGGCACTGGGAACAACGGCCAAGCAAGGCTCTTACCAGTTCTTGGGCCTCATAGCTGTGCTGATTTCGTGTCTGTCCAGCGGCTTCAGTGGTATCTACCTAGAAAAGCTCCTCAAGGAGATCACATGGTCACTGTGGATACGAAATATCCAACTTG CAATCTTTGGGTGCCTCTTGGGAATCGTGGCCATGTTGATGTCTGACTGGAACCAGCTTTGGGTGGGTGGCTTCTTCCAGGGCTACAATGTCATAACATGGATAGTCATCTTACTACAG aatcCTAAGCCTTGA
- the LOC126539580 gene encoding UDP-N-acetylglucosamine transporter-like isoform X6 gives MIKETTETAKDCFATRAVFQMANALKYTSLVFIVVQTTAMVLLLRYSRTQAVQGPRYLSSTAVVCAEFLKILSCIAVLLWENGFSVPALVLQLRNEVWRQPKETCKMLVPAGLYTVQNNLLFFALSLLDAATYQVTYQLKIMTTAMFSVWMLKRRISKQQWFSLVLLIIGVALVQMPTEEEALGTTAKQGSYQFLGLIAVLISCLSSGFSGIYLEKLLKEITWSLWIRNIQLAIFGCLLGIVAMLMSDWNQLWVGGFFQGYNVITWIVILLQMNLLLE, from the exons ATGATTAAGGAAACTACCGAAACTGCGAAGGACTGCTTTGCTACCCGTGCCGTTTTTCAGATGGCGAATGCACTCAAGTATACGTCGCTAGTTTTCATCGTAGTCCAGACCACCGCCATGGTGCTATTGCTGCGGTATTCACGCACGCAAGCGGTGCAAGGTCCGCGTTACCTGTCCAGCACAGCTGTCGTGTGTGCCGAGTTCCTCAAAATCCTCTCCTGCATAGCAGTGCTGCTGTGGGAAAACG GTTTCTCGGTCCCAGCGCTAGTGCTGCAGCTTCGCAATGAAGTGTGGAGGCAGCCGAAAGAAACTTGCAAGATGCTGGTGCCTGCGGGGCTCTACACAGTCCAGAACAACCTGCTGTTCTTTGCACTGTCACTCCTGGACGCTGCCACCTACCAG GTCACTTACCAGCTGAAGATAATGACTACTGCTATGTTTAGTGTGTGGATGTTAAAACGTAGAATATCAAAGCAACAGTGGTTCTCGCTTGTGCTTCTCATCATTGGAGTTGCACTCGTTCAG ATGCCAACAGAAGAAGAGGCACTGGGAACAACGGCCAAGCAAGGCTCTTACCAGTTCTTGGGCCTCATAGCTGTGCTGATTTCGTGTCTGTCCAGCGGCTTCAGTGGTATCTACCTAGAAAAGCTCCTCAAGGAGATCACATGGTCACTGTGGATACGAAATATCCAACTTG CAATCTTTGGGTGCCTCTTGGGAATCGTGGCCATGTTGATGTCTGACTGGAACCAGCTTTGGGTGGGTGGCTTCTTCCAGGGCTACAATGTCATAACATGGATAGTCATCTTACTACAG ATGAATCTTTTACTTGAATAG
- the LOC126539580 gene encoding UDP-N-acetylglucosamine transporter-like isoform X3: protein MANALKYTSLVFIVVQTTAMVLLLRYSRTQAVQGPRYLSSTAVVCAEFLKILSCIAVLLWENGFSVPALVLQLRNEVWRQPKETCKMLVPAGLYTVQNNLLFFALSLLDAATYQVTYQLKIMTTAMFSVWMLKRRISKQQWFSLVLLIIGVALVQMPTEEEALGTTAKQGSYQFLGLIAVLISCLSSGFSGIYLEKLLKEITWSLWIRNIQLAIFGCLLGIVAMLMSDWNQLWVGGFFQGYNVITWIVILLQTFGGLVVSLAVRYADSILKGFATSISIVLSTFCSYYLLGDLLPTRNFFFGAGIVITATSLYGVPLFK from the exons ATGGCGAATGCACTCAAGTATACGTCGCTAGTTTTCATCGTAGTCCAGACCACCGCCATGGTGCTATTGCTGCGGTATTCACGCACGCAAGCGGTGCAAGGTCCGCGTTACCTGTCCAGCACAGCTGTCGTGTGTGCCGAGTTCCTCAAAATCCTCTCCTGCATAGCAGTGCTGCTGTGGGAAAACG GTTTCTCGGTCCCAGCGCTAGTGCTGCAGCTTCGCAATGAAGTGTGGAGGCAGCCGAAAGAAACTTGCAAGATGCTGGTGCCTGCGGGGCTCTACACAGTCCAGAACAACCTGCTGTTCTTTGCACTGTCACTCCTGGACGCTGCCACCTACCAG GTCACTTACCAGCTGAAGATAATGACTACTGCTATGTTTAGTGTGTGGATGTTAAAACGTAGAATATCAAAGCAACAGTGGTTCTCGCTTGTGCTTCTCATCATTGGAGTTGCACTCGTTCAG ATGCCAACAGAAGAAGAGGCACTGGGAACAACGGCCAAGCAAGGCTCTTACCAGTTCTTGGGCCTCATAGCTGTGCTGATTTCGTGTCTGTCCAGCGGCTTCAGTGGTATCTACCTAGAAAAGCTCCTCAAGGAGATCACATGGTCACTGTGGATACGAAATATCCAACTTG CAATCTTTGGGTGCCTCTTGGGAATCGTGGCCATGTTGATGTCTGACTGGAACCAGCTTTGGGTGGGTGGCTTCTTCCAGGGCTACAATGTCATAACATGGATAGTCATCTTACTACAG ACGTTTGGTGGATTGGTTGTCTCGCTGGCTGTGCGCTACGCCGACAGCATTCTCAAGGGTTTTGCAACGTCCATCTCCATTGTCCTGTCCACATTCTGCTCCTACTACTTGCTGGGTGACCTGCTGCCCACTCG AAATTTTTTCTTCGGTGCTGGGATCGTCATCACTGCAACATCACTCTATGGCGTACCACTCTTCAAATAG
- the LOC126539580 gene encoding UDP-N-acetylglucosamine transporter-like isoform X4 produces MIKETTETAKDCFATRAVFQMANALKYTSLVFIVVQTTAMVLLLRYSRTQAVQGPRYLSSTAVVCAEFLKILSCIAVLLWENGFSVPALVLQLRNEVWRQPKETCKMLVPAGLYTVQNNLLFFALSLLDAATYQMPTEEEALGTTAKQGSYQFLGLIAVLISCLSSGFSGIYLEKLLKEITWSLWIRNIQLAIFGCLLGIVAMLMSDWNQLWVGGFFQGYNVITWIVILLQTFGGLVVSLAVRYADSILKGFATSISIVLSTFCSYYLLGDLLPTRNFFFGAGIVITATSLYGVPLFK; encoded by the exons ATGATTAAGGAAACTACCGAAACTGCGAAGGACTGCTTTGCTACCCGTGCCGTTTTTCAGATGGCGAATGCACTCAAGTATACGTCGCTAGTTTTCATCGTAGTCCAGACCACCGCCATGGTGCTATTGCTGCGGTATTCACGCACGCAAGCGGTGCAAGGTCCGCGTTACCTGTCCAGCACAGCTGTCGTGTGTGCCGAGTTCCTCAAAATCCTCTCCTGCATAGCAGTGCTGCTGTGGGAAAACG GTTTCTCGGTCCCAGCGCTAGTGCTGCAGCTTCGCAATGAAGTGTGGAGGCAGCCGAAAGAAACTTGCAAGATGCTGGTGCCTGCGGGGCTCTACACAGTCCAGAACAACCTGCTGTTCTTTGCACTGTCACTCCTGGACGCTGCCACCTACCAG ATGCCAACAGAAGAAGAGGCACTGGGAACAACGGCCAAGCAAGGCTCTTACCAGTTCTTGGGCCTCATAGCTGTGCTGATTTCGTGTCTGTCCAGCGGCTTCAGTGGTATCTACCTAGAAAAGCTCCTCAAGGAGATCACATGGTCACTGTGGATACGAAATATCCAACTTG CAATCTTTGGGTGCCTCTTGGGAATCGTGGCCATGTTGATGTCTGACTGGAACCAGCTTTGGGTGGGTGGCTTCTTCCAGGGCTACAATGTCATAACATGGATAGTCATCTTACTACAG ACGTTTGGTGGATTGGTTGTCTCGCTGGCTGTGCGCTACGCCGACAGCATTCTCAAGGGTTTTGCAACGTCCATCTCCATTGTCCTGTCCACATTCTGCTCCTACTACTTGCTGGGTGACCTGCTGCCCACTCG AAATTTTTTCTTCGGTGCTGGGATCGTCATCACTGCAACATCACTCTATGGCGTACCACTCTTCAAATAG
- the LOC126539580 gene encoding UDP-N-acetylglucosamine transporter-like isoform X2: MKEPAPPPERKKMANALKYTSLVFIVVQTTAMVLLLRYSRTQAVQGPRYLSSTAVVCAEFLKILSCIAVLLWENGFSVPALVLQLRNEVWRQPKETCKMLVPAGLYTVQNNLLFFALSLLDAATYQVTYQLKIMTTAMFSVWMLKRRISKQQWFSLVLLIIGVALVQMPTEEEALGTTAKQGSYQFLGLIAVLISCLSSGFSGIYLEKLLKEITWSLWIRNIQLAIFGCLLGIVAMLMSDWNQLWVGGFFQGYNVITWIVILLQTFGGLVVSLAVRYADSILKGFATSISIVLSTFCSYYLLGDLLPTRNFFFGAGIVITATSLYGVPLFK; encoded by the exons ATGGCGAATGCACTCAAGTATACGTCGCTAGTTTTCATCGTAGTCCAGACCACCGCCATGGTGCTATTGCTGCGGTATTCACGCACGCAAGCGGTGCAAGGTCCGCGTTACCTGTCCAGCACAGCTGTCGTGTGTGCCGAGTTCCTCAAAATCCTCTCCTGCATAGCAGTGCTGCTGTGGGAAAACG GTTTCTCGGTCCCAGCGCTAGTGCTGCAGCTTCGCAATGAAGTGTGGAGGCAGCCGAAAGAAACTTGCAAGATGCTGGTGCCTGCGGGGCTCTACACAGTCCAGAACAACCTGCTGTTCTTTGCACTGTCACTCCTGGACGCTGCCACCTACCAG GTCACTTACCAGCTGAAGATAATGACTACTGCTATGTTTAGTGTGTGGATGTTAAAACGTAGAATATCAAAGCAACAGTGGTTCTCGCTTGTGCTTCTCATCATTGGAGTTGCACTCGTTCAG ATGCCAACAGAAGAAGAGGCACTGGGAACAACGGCCAAGCAAGGCTCTTACCAGTTCTTGGGCCTCATAGCTGTGCTGATTTCGTGTCTGTCCAGCGGCTTCAGTGGTATCTACCTAGAAAAGCTCCTCAAGGAGATCACATGGTCACTGTGGATACGAAATATCCAACTTG CAATCTTTGGGTGCCTCTTGGGAATCGTGGCCATGTTGATGTCTGACTGGAACCAGCTTTGGGTGGGTGGCTTCTTCCAGGGCTACAATGTCATAACATGGATAGTCATCTTACTACAG ACGTTTGGTGGATTGGTTGTCTCGCTGGCTGTGCGCTACGCCGACAGCATTCTCAAGGGTTTTGCAACGTCCATCTCCATTGTCCTGTCCACATTCTGCTCCTACTACTTGCTGGGTGACCTGCTGCCCACTCG AAATTTTTTCTTCGGTGCTGGGATCGTCATCACTGCAACATCACTCTATGGCGTACCACTCTTCAAATAG
- the LOC126539580 gene encoding UDP-N-acetylglucosamine transporter-like isoform X1, with translation MIKETTETAKDCFATRAVFQMANALKYTSLVFIVVQTTAMVLLLRYSRTQAVQGPRYLSSTAVVCAEFLKILSCIAVLLWENGFSVPALVLQLRNEVWRQPKETCKMLVPAGLYTVQNNLLFFALSLLDAATYQVTYQLKIMTTAMFSVWMLKRRISKQQWFSLVLLIIGVALVQMPTEEEALGTTAKQGSYQFLGLIAVLISCLSSGFSGIYLEKLLKEITWSLWIRNIQLAIFGCLLGIVAMLMSDWNQLWVGGFFQGYNVITWIVILLQTFGGLVVSLAVRYADSILKGFATSISIVLSTFCSYYLLGDLLPTRNFFFGAGIVITATSLYGVPLFK, from the exons ATGATTAAGGAAACTACCGAAACTGCGAAGGACTGCTTTGCTACCCGTGCCGTTTTTCAGATGGCGAATGCACTCAAGTATACGTCGCTAGTTTTCATCGTAGTCCAGACCACCGCCATGGTGCTATTGCTGCGGTATTCACGCACGCAAGCGGTGCAAGGTCCGCGTTACCTGTCCAGCACAGCTGTCGTGTGTGCCGAGTTCCTCAAAATCCTCTCCTGCATAGCAGTGCTGCTGTGGGAAAACG GTTTCTCGGTCCCAGCGCTAGTGCTGCAGCTTCGCAATGAAGTGTGGAGGCAGCCGAAAGAAACTTGCAAGATGCTGGTGCCTGCGGGGCTCTACACAGTCCAGAACAACCTGCTGTTCTTTGCACTGTCACTCCTGGACGCTGCCACCTACCAG GTCACTTACCAGCTGAAGATAATGACTACTGCTATGTTTAGTGTGTGGATGTTAAAACGTAGAATATCAAAGCAACAGTGGTTCTCGCTTGTGCTTCTCATCATTGGAGTTGCACTCGTTCAG ATGCCAACAGAAGAAGAGGCACTGGGAACAACGGCCAAGCAAGGCTCTTACCAGTTCTTGGGCCTCATAGCTGTGCTGATTTCGTGTCTGTCCAGCGGCTTCAGTGGTATCTACCTAGAAAAGCTCCTCAAGGAGATCACATGGTCACTGTGGATACGAAATATCCAACTTG CAATCTTTGGGTGCCTCTTGGGAATCGTGGCCATGTTGATGTCTGACTGGAACCAGCTTTGGGTGGGTGGCTTCTTCCAGGGCTACAATGTCATAACATGGATAGTCATCTTACTACAG ACGTTTGGTGGATTGGTTGTCTCGCTGGCTGTGCGCTACGCCGACAGCATTCTCAAGGGTTTTGCAACGTCCATCTCCATTGTCCTGTCCACATTCTGCTCCTACTACTTGCTGGGTGACCTGCTGCCCACTCG AAATTTTTTCTTCGGTGCTGGGATCGTCATCACTGCAACATCACTCTATGGCGTACCACTCTTCAAATAG